One Chroicocephalus ridibundus chromosome 10, bChrRid1.1, whole genome shotgun sequence DNA window includes the following coding sequences:
- the RPN1 gene encoding dolichyl-diphosphooligosaccharide--protein glycosyltransferase subunit 1: MAGLLCRLLLCLAAAGAGVGADLLLEEARRSVDLSTHLAKVSAELSLANAAGGAAASSFLLALEPGLEPRLAYLGVQVKGEEEEENTLEVRETKVKGKSGKFFSVKLPSPLAPGAKVRVSVEMVFTHVLQPYPTHITQSEKQFVVFEGNHYFYSPYFTKTQTTRVKLASRNVESYTKLGNPSRTEDTIEYGPFKDIPPYSQDTLKVHYENNSPFLTITSMTRVIEVSHWGNIAVEETVDLKHTGAVLKGPFSRYDYQRQPDSGISSVKSFKTILPAAAQDVYYRDEIGNISTSHLLVLDDSVEMEIRPRFPLFGGWKTHYIIGYNLPSYEYLYNLGDQYALKMRFVDHVFDEQVTDSLTVKIVLPEGAKNIHVDSPYEINRASDELHYTYLDTFGRPVIVAHKNNLVEQHIQDIVVHYTFNKILMLQEPLLVVGAFYILFFTVIVYVRLDFSITKDPAAEARMKVACITEQVLTLVNKRLGLYRHFDEAVNKYKQSRDISTLNSGKKSLETEHKALTSEIASLQSKLKTEGSDLCDKVSEIQKLDGQVKELVLKSSVEAERLVAGKLKKDTYIENEKMHSNKRQDLVTKIDNILDAL, encoded by the exons ATGGCGGGGCTGCTGTGccgcctgctcctctgcctggcggctgccggggccggaGTCGGTGCCgacctgctgctggaggaggcgcGGCGCTCCGTGGACCTCAGCACCCACCTGGCCAAGGTCTCGGCCGAGCTCAGCTTGGCCAacgcggcgggcggcgcggccgcctcctccttcctgctggcGCTGGAGCCCGGCCTGGAGCCCCGCCTGGCCTACCTGGGCGTGCAG GTgaagggtgaggaagaggaggagaacaCCTTGGAAGTGAGAGAGACTAAAGTTAAGGGTAAAAG TGGAAAATTCTTCTCTGTGAAGCTGCCATCTCCTTTGGCACCAGGAGCCAAGGTCCGTGTTTCTGTTGAAATGGTTTTCACGCATGTCCTGCAGCCCTACCCCACCCACATCACCCAAAGTGAGAAGCAGTTCGTGGTCTTTGAAGGAAATCACTATTTCTACTCTCCATACTTCACCAAGACCCAAACAACCCGGGTCAAACTGGCCTCTAGGAATGTGGAGAGTTACACCAAGCTGGGCAACCCTTCTCGCACTGAAGACACGATTGAATATGGCCCCTTCAAGGACATTCCTCCATACAGCCAG GACACTCTGAAGGTGCACTATGAAAATAACAGTCCATTCCTGACCATCACCAGTATGACCCGAGTCATTGAGGTGTCTCACTGGGGGAACATTGCGGTTGAAGAGACGGTTGATTTAAAGCACACAGGAGCAGTGCTGAAAGGGCCTTTCTCCAGATACGACTACCAGCGACAGCCAGACAGCGGCATCTCTTCTGTCAAGTCTTTTAAG ACcattctcccagctgctgctcaggacgTCTATTACCGAGATGAAATCGGAAACATCTCCACCAGCCACCTCCTTGTTCTGGATGACTCTGTGGAGATGGAGATCCGTCCCCGCTTCCCGCTTTTTGGGGGATGGAAAACCCATTACATCATTGGCTATAACCTGCCAAGCTACGAATACCTCTACAATCTCG GTGATCAGTATGCCCTGAAAATGAGGTTTGTCGACCACGTGTTTGATGAGCAAGTGACAGACTCTCTGACTGTCAAGATCGTCCTGCCAGAAGGTGCCAA GAATATCCATGTGGACAGCCCGTATGAAATCAATCGTGCTTCAGATGAGCTTCACTACACTTACTTGGACACTTTTGGACGTCCAGTTATTGTGGCGCACAAGAACAACCTGGTGGAGCAGCACATCCAAGACATCGTG GTTCATTACACCTTCAACAAAATCTTGATGCTGCAGGAGCCTCTCTTGGTGGTTGGAGCCTTTTACATCTTGTTCTTCACTGTGATAGTCTACGTGAGGCTGGATTTCTCCATCACTAAG GACCCAGCTGCTGAAGCCAGGATGAAGGTTGCCTGCATCACAGAGCAAGTGCTTACTCTGGTGAACAAGAGACTTGGGCTGTACCGTCACTTTGATGAAGCAGTGAATAAATACAAGCAGTCACGGGACATCTCCACCCTGAACAGCGGCAAAAAGTCTTTGGAGACGGAGCACAAGGCCCTTACAAGTGAAATAGCCTCTCTGCAGTCTAAACTGAAGACAGAAGGTTCTGACTTATGTGATAAA GTAAGTGAGATCCAGAAGCTCGACGGCCAAGTCAAGGAGCTCGTTCTGAAGTCCTCAGTTGAGGCTGAGCGCCTGGTAGCTGGCAAGCTCAAGAAGGACACGTACATCGAGAATGAGAAGATGCATTCCAACAAGCGCCAAGACCTGGTCACCAAAATTGACAACATCCTCGACGCGCTGTAA